Proteins from a genomic interval of Pseudomonas silesiensis:
- a CDS encoding ABC transporter ATP-binding protein — translation MAVASGAYKKALEGDQTPKQVLVKIDRVTKKFDETIAVDDVSLEIKKGEIFALLGGSGSGKSTLLRMLAGFERPTEGRIFLDGVDITDMPPYERPINMMFQSYALFPHMTVAQNIAFGLKQDKIPAAEVDARVADMLKLVQMTQYAKRKPHQLSGGQRQRVALARSLAKRPKLLLLDEPMGALDKKLRSQMQLELVEIIERVGVTCVMVTHDQEEAMTMAERIAIMHLGWIAQIGSPIDIYETPTSRLVCEFIGNVNIFDGEVVDDAEGHALITCKDLDRNIYVGHGISTSVQDKSVTYAIRPEKLLVTPTMPTCEYNWSSGKVHDIAYLGGHSVFHVELPSGKIVQSFVANAERRGQRPTWGDQVYVYWEDDSGVVLRS, via the coding sequence ATGGCAGTTGCCTCCGGCGCCTATAAGAAAGCCCTCGAGGGCGACCAGACACCTAAACAGGTGCTGGTCAAAATCGACCGGGTCACGAAGAAGTTCGACGAGACGATTGCCGTGGACGATGTGTCCCTGGAAATCAAGAAAGGCGAGATTTTCGCCCTGCTCGGCGGTTCGGGATCGGGCAAATCCACGTTGCTGCGTATGCTCGCAGGCTTCGAACGGCCCACGGAGGGGCGCATTTTCCTCGATGGCGTAGACATCACCGACATGCCGCCCTACGAGCGGCCGATCAACATGATGTTTCAGTCCTACGCCTTGTTCCCGCACATGACCGTGGCGCAGAACATCGCCTTCGGTCTCAAGCAGGATAAAATCCCCGCAGCTGAAGTCGATGCCCGTGTCGCGGACATGCTCAAGCTGGTTCAGATGACGCAATACGCCAAGCGCAAGCCGCATCAGTTGTCCGGCGGCCAGCGTCAGCGTGTGGCCCTGGCGCGTTCCCTGGCCAAGCGACCGAAGCTGTTGCTGCTCGACGAACCGATGGGTGCCCTGGACAAGAAGCTGCGTTCGCAAATGCAGCTTGAGCTGGTCGAGATCATCGAGCGCGTCGGCGTGACCTGCGTCATGGTGACCCACGACCAGGAAGAGGCCATGACCATGGCCGAGCGCATCGCGATCATGCACCTGGGCTGGATCGCCCAGATCGGCAGCCCGATCGACATCTACGAAACCCCGACCAGCCGTCTGGTCTGCGAGTTCATCGGCAACGTCAACATCTTCGACGGCGAAGTGGTGGACGACGCCGAAGGCCATGCGCTGATCACCTGCAAGGATCTGGACCGCAATATCTACGTCGGTCACGGCATCAGCACCTCGGTGCAGGACAAGTCGGTCACCTACGCGATCCGGCCGGAAAAACTGCTGGTGACACCGACCATGCCAACCTGCGAATACAACTGGTCCAGCGGCAAGGTGCACGATATCGCCTACCTGGGCGGTCACTCGGTGTTCCACGTCGAGTTGCCGAGCGGCAAGATCGTCCAGTCTTTCGTGGCCAACGCCGAGCGCCGCGGTCAACGCCCAACCTGGGGTGACCAGGTGTATGTGTATTGGGAAGACGACAGCGGCGTGGTACTTCGCTCATGA
- a CDS encoding glutamine synthetase family protein: protein MSHNLDQLTDWLKDHKITEVECMIADLTGITRGKISPTNKFIAEKGMRLPESVLLQTVTGDYVEDDIYYELLDPADIDMICRPDANAVFLVPWAIEPTAQVIHDTYDKQGNPIELSPRNVLKKVLKLYADHGWQPIVAPEMEFYLTKRSEDPDYPLQPPIGRSGRPETGRQSFSIEAANEFDPLFEDVYDWCELQELDLDTLIHEDGTAQMEINFRHGDALSLADQILVFKRTMREAALKHDVAATFMAKPMTGEPGSAMHLHQSIIDIETGKNVFSNADGTMSQLFLNHIGGLQKLIPELLPLFAPNVNSFRRFLPDTSAPVNVEWGEENRTVGLRVPDAGPQNRRVENRLPGADANPYLAIAASLLCGYIGMVEGLNPSAPVVGRGYERRNLRLPLTIEDALERMENSATIEKYLGKKFITGYVAVKRAEHENFKRVISSWEREFLLFAV, encoded by the coding sequence ATGAGTCACAACCTCGACCAGCTCACCGATTGGTTGAAAGACCACAAGATCACAGAAGTCGAATGCATGATCGCCGACTTGACCGGGATCACCCGGGGCAAGATTTCGCCGACCAACAAGTTCATTGCCGAAAAAGGCATGCGCCTGCCCGAGAGCGTTCTGTTGCAGACCGTGACCGGCGACTATGTCGAAGACGACATCTATTACGAACTGCTCGATCCGGCCGACATCGACATGATCTGTCGGCCGGACGCGAATGCGGTGTTTCTGGTGCCATGGGCCATCGAGCCGACCGCCCAGGTGATCCACGACACCTACGACAAGCAAGGCAACCCGATCGAACTGTCGCCGCGCAACGTGCTCAAGAAGGTCCTGAAACTCTACGCCGACCACGGTTGGCAGCCGATCGTCGCGCCGGAAATGGAGTTCTACCTGACCAAGCGCAGCGAGGACCCGGACTATCCGCTGCAACCGCCGATTGGCCGTTCCGGCCGCCCGGAAACCGGTCGCCAGTCGTTCTCCATCGAGGCGGCGAACGAGTTCGATCCGCTGTTCGAAGACGTCTACGACTGGTGCGAACTGCAGGAGCTGGACCTCGACACGCTGATCCACGAGGACGGCACCGCACAGATGGAAATCAACTTCCGTCACGGCGATGCCCTGTCCCTGGCCGACCAGATCCTGGTGTTCAAGCGCACCATGCGCGAGGCCGCACTCAAGCACGACGTGGCGGCCACTTTCATGGCCAAACCGATGACCGGCGAGCCGGGCAGCGCGATGCACTTGCACCAGAGCATCATCGACATCGAGACCGGCAAGAACGTCTTCTCCAATGCAGACGGGACCATGAGCCAGCTGTTCCTGAACCACATCGGTGGCTTGCAGAAACTGATTCCCGAGCTGTTGCCGCTGTTCGCCCCGAACGTCAACTCGTTCCGCCGCTTCCTGCCGGACACCTCGGCGCCGGTGAACGTGGAGTGGGGCGAAGAGAACCGCACCGTGGGCCTGCGGGTTCCGGATGCGGGGCCGCAAAACCGTCGGGTGGAAAACCGCCTGCCGGGCGCAGACGCCAACCCGTACCTGGCCATCGCCGCGAGCCTGCTCTGCGGTTACATCGGCATGGTCGAAGGCCTGAACCCGAGTGCGCCGGTGGTGGGGCGCGGCTATGAACGCCGCAACCTGCGCCTGCCACTGACCATCGAAGACGCGCTCGAGCGCATGGAAAACAGCGCGACCATCGAGAAATACCTGGGCAAGAAATTCATCACTGGCTACGTCGCGGTCAAGCGGGCCGAGCATGAAAACTTCAAGCGCGTGATCAGTTCCTGGGAGCGGGAATTCCTGCTCTTTGCCGTCTGA
- a CDS encoding aspartate aminotransferase family protein: MTSNNPQTREWQTLSNDHHLAPFSDFKQLKEKGPRIITSAKGVYLWDSEGNKILDGMAGLWCVAIGYGRDELADAASKQMRELPYYNLFFQTAHPPVLELAKAIADIAPEGMNHVFFTGSGSEGNDTMLRMVRHYWAIKGQPKKKVIISRKNGYHGSTVAGASLGGMTYMHEQGDLPIPGIVHIAQPYWFGEGGDMTPDEFGTWAANQLEEKILEVGVDNVGAFIAEPIQGAGGVIIPPDTYWPRIKEILAKYDILFVADEVICGFGRTGEWFGTDFYGLRPDMMTIAKGLTSGYIPMGGLIVRDEVVAVLNEGGDFNHGFTYSGHPVAAAVALENIRILREEKIVERVHAETAPYLQKRLRELSDHPLVGEVRGVGLLGAIELVQDKATRKRYEGKGVGMICRTFCFENGLIMRAVGDTMIIAPPLVITPAEIDELVTKARKCLDLTLSALQG, encoded by the coding sequence ATGACCAGCAACAACCCGCAAACCCGTGAATGGCAAACCCTGAGCAACGATCATCACCTGGCCCCGTTCAGCGATTTCAAGCAGCTGAAAGAAAAAGGCCCGCGGATCATCACCAGCGCCAAGGGCGTTTACCTCTGGGACAGCGAAGGCAACAAGATCCTCGACGGCATGGCCGGCCTGTGGTGCGTAGCGATCGGCTACGGTCGCGACGAACTGGCCGATGCCGCCAGCAAGCAGATGCGCGAACTGCCTTATTACAACCTGTTCTTCCAGACCGCTCACCCGCCGGTGCTGGAACTGGCCAAGGCCATCGCCGACATCGCCCCTGAAGGCATGAATCATGTGTTCTTCACCGGTTCCGGCTCCGAAGGCAACGACACCATGTTGCGTATGGTCCGCCACTATTGGGCGATCAAGGGCCAGCCGAAGAAGAAGGTCATCATCAGCCGCAAGAACGGCTATCACGGTTCCACCGTGGCCGGCGCGAGCCTGGGCGGCATGACCTACATGCACGAGCAGGGCGACTTGCCGATCCCGGGCATCGTCCATATCGCCCAGCCGTACTGGTTCGGTGAAGGTGGCGACATGACCCCGGACGAGTTCGGTACCTGGGCCGCCAATCAGCTGGAAGAGAAGATTCTGGAAGTCGGCGTCGACAACGTCGGGGCCTTTATTGCCGAGCCGATCCAGGGTGCCGGCGGCGTGATCATTCCGCCAGACACCTACTGGCCGCGCATCAAGGAAATCCTCGCCAAGTACGACATCCTGTTCGTGGCGGACGAAGTGATCTGTGGTTTTGGCCGCACCGGTGAGTGGTTCGGTACCGATTTCTACGGCCTCAGGCCCGACATGATGACCATCGCCAAAGGCCTGACCTCCGGCTATATCCCGATGGGTGGCCTGATCGTGCGCGACGAAGTGGTGGCGGTGCTCAACGAAGGTGGCGATTTCAACCATGGCTTCACCTATTCCGGGCACCCGGTCGCTGCTGCGGTGGCCCTGGAAAACATCCGCATCCTGCGCGAAGAAAAAATTGTCGAGCGCGTTCATGCAGAAACGGCACCCTATTTGCAGAAACGTCTGCGGGAACTGAGCGATCACCCGTTGGTGGGGGAAGTGCGCGGAGTCGGTCTGTTGGGGGCCATCGAACTGGTTCAGGACAAGGCCACTCGCAAACGTTACGAGGGCAAGGGCGTTGGCATGATCTGCCGCACGTTCTGCTTCGAAAACGGCCTGATCATGCGCGCCGTGGGCGACACCATGATCATCGCTCCGCCATTGGTGATTACACCGGCTGAAATCGATGAGCTGGTAACAAAGGCACGCAAGTGTCTGGACCTGACCCTGAGTGCGTTGCAGGGCTAA
- a CDS encoding TetR/AcrR family transcriptional regulator — translation MTRLATPRKPRARSQARIDSILDAARTLLAAEGVASLSIYSVAERAEIPPSSVYHFFASVPALLEALTADVHAAFRACLQAPIDHEALNGWRDLSRLVEQRMLEIYSEDAAARQLILAQHGLTEVTQADRQHDIELGDLMHKLFDHHFELPRLPNDVDVFALAMELGDRVYARSVQQHGQITPRMAEEGMRVFDAYLGLYLPPYLPKRAIPA, via the coding sequence ATGACCCGACTCGCCACCCCACGCAAACCCCGCGCCCGCAGCCAGGCCCGGATCGATTCGATACTCGATGCCGCCCGCACGCTGCTGGCTGCCGAGGGCGTGGCCAGTCTGTCGATCTACAGCGTCGCGGAGCGCGCGGAGATCCCGCCCTCCTCCGTCTACCACTTCTTCGCCAGCGTCCCGGCCCTGCTTGAAGCCCTGACCGCCGATGTCCACGCCGCCTTCCGCGCGTGCCTGCAAGCGCCCATCGACCATGAAGCCCTCAATGGCTGGCGCGACCTGTCACGGCTGGTGGAACAGCGCATGCTCGAGATCTACAGCGAAGACGCCGCAGCCCGGCAACTGATCCTCGCCCAGCACGGCCTGACCGAAGTGACCCAGGCCGACCGCCAGCACGACATCGAGCTCGGAGACCTGATGCACAAGTTGTTCGATCATCATTTTGAACTGCCGAGGCTGCCGAACGATGTCGATGTGTTTGCGTTGGCCATGGAGCTTGGGGATCGGGTCTATGCGCGCTCGGTGCAGCAGCATGGGCAGATCACGCCACGCATGGCGGAGGAAGGGATGCGGGTGTTTGATGCGTACCTGGGGCTGTATTTGCCGCCGTATTTGCCTAAGCGCGCTATTCCTGCCTGA
- a CDS encoding polyamine ABC transporter substrate-binding protein, translating to MPIFSLLRNALLVGAGLTMAVGVQAAGTVHIYNWSDYIGETTLVDFQKETGIKPVYDVFDSNETLEGKLLAGRTGYDVVVPSNHFLGKQIKAGAFQKLDKKQLTNYSNLDPVLLKRLEENDPGNQYAVPYLWGTNGIGYNVDKVKAVLGLDKIDSWDVVFEPQNIKKLHSCGVAFLDSADEMMPTVLNYMGLNANSTNPEDYKKAEAKLLAVRPYVTYFHSSKYIADLANGDICVAIGFSGDMIQAKARAAEAGKGMNIAYSIPKEGGALWFDMLAIPKDAANVKEAHAFINYLLKPEVIAQVSDYVGYANPNPGSDTLMEQSIRTDESVYPPQAVLDKTYVSIELPPNIQRLMTRSWTKVKSGK from the coding sequence TTGCCTATTTTTTCTTTGTTGCGCAATGCCTTGCTGGTCGGCGCCGGACTGACGATGGCCGTCGGTGTCCAGGCGGCCGGTACCGTGCATATTTATAACTGGTCGGATTACATCGGCGAGACCACCCTGGTCGACTTCCAGAAAGAGACCGGGATCAAGCCGGTGTATGACGTGTTCGACTCCAACGAAACCCTGGAAGGCAAGTTGCTGGCCGGGCGTACCGGGTATGACGTGGTGGTGCCGTCCAACCACTTCCTTGGCAAGCAGATCAAGGCCGGCGCGTTCCAGAAACTCGACAAGAAGCAGCTGACCAACTATTCCAACCTCGACCCGGTGTTGCTCAAGCGCCTGGAAGAGAACGATCCGGGCAACCAGTACGCCGTGCCGTATCTGTGGGGCACCAACGGCATCGGCTACAACGTTGACAAGGTCAAGGCGGTGCTGGGCCTGGACAAGATCGACTCCTGGGATGTGGTGTTCGAGCCGCAGAACATCAAGAAACTGCACAGCTGCGGTGTAGCGTTTCTCGACTCCGCCGATGAAATGATGCCCACCGTCCTCAACTACATGGGACTCAACGCCAACAGTACCAACCCCGAAGACTATAAAAAGGCCGAAGCCAAGTTGCTCGCGGTGCGACCTTACGTGACCTATTTCCACTCTTCCAAATACATCGCCGACCTGGCTAACGGCGATATTTGCGTGGCCATCGGTTTTTCCGGCGACATGATCCAGGCCAAGGCCCGGGCGGCTGAAGCCGGCAAAGGCATGAACATCGCCTACTCGATTCCCAAGGAAGGCGGCGCGCTGTGGTTCGACATGTTGGCAATCCCCAAGGATGCGGCCAACGTGAAGGAAGCCCACGCGTTCATCAACTATTTGCTGAAACCGGAGGTGATCGCCCAGGTCAGTGATTATGTCGGCTACGCCAACCCGAACCCCGGGTCGGACACCTTGATGGAGCAGTCGATTCGCACCGACGAGTCGGTTTATCCACCGCAGGCAGTCCTCGACAAGACGTACGTGTCCATCGAGTTACCGCCCAATATTCAACGTTTGATGACCCGCAGCTGGACCAAGGTCAAGTCGGGTAAATAG
- a CDS encoding TOBE domain-containing protein, producing the protein MTIKAINVRNQFKGSIKEIVLGDVLSEIDVQTASGIVTSVITTRSVKELELVVGSEVIAFVKSTEVSIAKL; encoded by the coding sequence ATGACTATCAAAGCCATCAACGTTCGCAACCAGTTCAAGGGCTCGATCAAGGAAATCGTATTGGGTGATGTTCTTTCGGAAATCGACGTGCAGACCGCTTCCGGGATCGTGACTTCGGTGATCACCACGCGCTCGGTTAAAGAGCTGGAGCTGGTGGTCGGCAGCGAAGTGATCGCCTTTGTGAAATCCACCGAGGTGTCGATCGCCAAGTTGTAA
- a CDS encoding ABC transporter permease subunit, with protein MNMRKFKRRLNRIIPGGRQLVIGVPFIWLFLFFMLPFFIVLKISFAEADVAIPPYTEIYSYLDQKLQLLLNLSNYAMLADDELYIAAYLGSLKMALISTVLCLLIGYPMAYAIASARKEMQTVLVLLIMMPTWTAILIRVYAWMGILSNNGLLNGFLMTMGWIDEPLQILNTNLAVYIGVVYSYLPFMILPLYANLVKHDNSLLEAASDLGSSTFNSFWKITIPLSKNGIIAGCMLVFIPVVGEFVIPELLGGPETLMIGKVLWQEFFNNRDWPVASALAVVMLLILIVPIILFNRSQAKEMEGKE; from the coding sequence ATGAACATGCGCAAATTCAAACGCCGCCTCAATCGAATAATTCCCGGTGGCCGCCAGTTGGTCATCGGGGTTCCCTTCATCTGGCTGTTCCTGTTCTTCATGTTGCCGTTCTTCATCGTGTTGAAGATCAGCTTCGCCGAAGCCGACGTGGCCATTCCGCCGTACACCGAGATCTACAGCTACCTCGACCAAAAGCTGCAGTTGCTGCTTAACCTGAGCAACTACGCGATGCTGGCCGACGACGAGTTGTACATCGCCGCTTACCTCGGCTCGTTGAAGATGGCGCTGATCAGTACCGTCCTCTGTCTGCTGATCGGTTACCCGATGGCCTACGCCATTGCCAGTGCCCGCAAAGAGATGCAAACGGTGCTGGTGCTGCTGATCATGATGCCGACCTGGACCGCGATCCTGATCCGCGTTTATGCGTGGATGGGCATCCTCAGCAACAACGGTCTGCTCAATGGCTTCCTGATGACCATGGGCTGGATCGACGAACCGCTGCAGATTCTCAACACCAACCTCGCCGTGTACATCGGTGTGGTGTATTCGTACCTGCCCTTCATGATCCTGCCGCTTTACGCCAACCTGGTGAAACACGACAACAGCCTGCTGGAGGCCGCGTCCGACCTGGGTTCGAGCACCTTCAACAGCTTCTGGAAGATCACCATTCCACTGTCCAAGAACGGCATCATCGCGGGCTGCATGCTGGTGTTCATCCCGGTCGTGGGCGAGTTCGTGATCCCGGAACTGCTCGGTGGTCCGGAAACACTGATGATCGGTAAAGTGCTGTGGCAAGAGTTCTTCAACAACCGTGACTGGCCGGTGGCCTCCGCCCTGGCGGTGGTCATGCTGCTGATCCTGATTGTGCCGATCATTCTGTTCAACCGTAGCCAGGCCAAAGAAATGGAGGGCAAGGAATGA
- the ssuB gene encoding aliphatic sulfonates ABC transporter ATP-binding protein, which translates to MTAQQPPRLLRGIALAVRKLQKTFGSRQVLREIDLHIPAGQFVAVVGRSGCGKSTLLRLLAGLDKPTGGELLAGSAPLSEAREDTRLMFQEARLLPWKKVIDNVGLGLKGNWRPQALEALEAVGLADRANEWPAALSGGQKQRVALARALIHRPRLLLLDEPLGALDALTRIEMQQLIERLWQKHGFTVLLVTHDVSEAVAIADRVILIEDGEVGLDLHVELPRPRARGSHRLAALETEVLNRVLALPGQPPEPEPVSPLPTQLRWAQ; encoded by the coding sequence ATGACCGCTCAACAACCTCCACGCCTGCTGCGCGGTATTGCGCTGGCGGTGCGCAAGCTGCAAAAAACCTTTGGTTCGCGGCAAGTGTTGCGCGAGATCGATCTGCACATTCCGGCGGGTCAATTCGTCGCTGTCGTCGGTCGCAGCGGCTGCGGCAAAAGTACCTTGCTGCGCTTGCTGGCCGGTCTCGACAAACCCACGGGCGGTGAATTGCTGGCCGGTTCCGCACCGCTGAGTGAGGCGCGGGAAGACACCCGGCTGATGTTTCAGGAAGCGCGCCTGTTGCCCTGGAAGAAGGTGATCGACAACGTCGGTCTGGGGCTCAAGGGCAACTGGCGGCCGCAAGCGCTGGAAGCACTGGAAGCGGTGGGCCTGGCGGATCGCGCCAACGAGTGGCCGGCGGCCTTGTCCGGGGGGCAGAAGCAACGTGTGGCCCTGGCCCGCGCGCTGATCCACCGACCGCGCTTGCTGTTGCTGGACGAGCCCCTGGGCGCCCTGGATGCCCTGACCCGCATTGAAATGCAGCAGCTGATCGAACGCCTCTGGCAGAAGCACGGCTTTACCGTGTTGCTGGTCACCCACGACGTCAGTGAAGCGGTGGCAATTGCCGATCGGGTGATTCTGATCGAAGACGGTGAAGTCGGTCTCGATCTGCATGTTGAATTGCCACGACCTCGGGCTCGCGGCTCCCATCGGCTGGCGGCACTGGAAACCGAAGTACTCAACCGCGTGCTGGCGCTGCCCGGCCAGCCGCCGGAGCCGGAACCCGTTTCACCATTGCCCACGCAATTGCGTTGGGCGCAATAA
- a CDS encoding glutamine synthetase family protein: MSVPPRAVQLNEANAFLKEHPEVLYVDLLIADMNGVVRGKRIERTSLHKVYEKGINLPASLFALDINGSTVESTGLGLDIGDADRICYPIPDTLCNEPWQKRPTAQLLMTMHELEGEPFFADPREVLRQVVTKFDEMGLTICAAFELEFYLIDQENVNGRPQPPRSPISGKRPHSTQVYLIDDLDEYVDCLQDILEGAKEQGIPADAIVKESAPAQFEVNLHHVADPIKACDYAVLLKRLIKNIAYDHEMDTTFMAKPYPGQAGNGLHVHISILDRDGKNIFASEDPEQNAALRHAIGGVLETLPAQMAFLCPNVNSYRRFGAQFYVPNSPCWGLDNRTVAIRVPTGSSDAVRIEHRVAGADANPYLLMASVLAGVHHGLTNKIEPGAPVEGNSYEQNEQSLPNNLRDALRELDDSEVMAKYIDPKYIDIFVACKESELEEFEHSISDLEYNWYLHTV; this comes from the coding sequence ATGTCGGTACCCCCGCGTGCCGTTCAGCTTAACGAAGCGAACGCGTTCCTTAAGGAACATCCTGAGGTTCTGTACGTTGACCTTCTGATTGCGGATATGAATGGTGTGGTGCGCGGCAAGCGCATTGAACGCACCAGTCTCCACAAGGTTTACGAGAAAGGCATCAACCTGCCGGCCTCTCTATTTGCTCTGGATATCAATGGCTCGACGGTGGAAAGCACCGGCCTGGGCCTGGACATCGGCGATGCTGACCGAATCTGCTATCCAATCCCTGACACCCTGTGCAACGAGCCTTGGCAGAAGCGCCCTACCGCGCAACTGCTGATGACCATGCACGAACTCGAAGGTGAACCTTTCTTCGCGGATCCCCGTGAAGTCCTGCGCCAAGTTGTTACCAAGTTCGACGAGATGGGCCTGACCATCTGCGCCGCGTTCGAACTGGAGTTCTACCTGATCGACCAGGAAAACGTGAACGGCCGTCCACAGCCGCCGCGCTCGCCGATCTCCGGCAAACGCCCGCACTCGACTCAGGTGTACCTGATCGACGACCTCGACGAATACGTCGACTGCCTCCAGGACATCCTGGAAGGTGCGAAGGAGCAAGGCATCCCGGCCGACGCCATCGTCAAGGAAAGTGCCCCGGCGCAGTTCGAAGTGAACCTGCACCACGTGGCCGACCCGATCAAGGCCTGCGACTACGCGGTTTTGCTCAAGCGTCTGATCAAGAACATCGCCTACGACCATGAGATGGACACCACCTTCATGGCCAAGCCTTATCCGGGCCAGGCGGGCAACGGTCTGCACGTCCACATCTCGATTCTCGACAGAGACGGCAAGAATATTTTTGCCAGCGAGGATCCCGAGCAGAACGCCGCACTGCGTCACGCGATCGGCGGTGTGCTCGAGACCCTACCGGCGCAGATGGCTTTTCTCTGCCCGAACGTCAACTCCTACCGTCGTTTCGGCGCACAGTTCTACGTGCCGAACTCGCCGTGCTGGGGCCTGGACAACCGCACCGTGGCGATCCGCGTCCCGACCGGCTCCTCCGATGCCGTGCGCATCGAACACCGTGTGGCCGGCGCCGATGCCAACCCTTACCTCCTGATGGCTTCGGTCCTGGCGGGCGTGCATCACGGCCTGACCAACAAGATCGAGCCGGGCGCACCGGTCGAAGGCAACAGCTACGAGCAGAACGAGCAAAGCCTGCCGAACAACCTGCGCGATGCACTGCGCGAGCTGGACGACAGCGAAGTCATGGCCAAGTACATCGATCCGAAATACATCGATATCTTTGTCGCCTGCAAGGAGAGCGAGCTGGAGGAGTTTGAACACTCCATCTCCGACCTTGAGTACAACTGGTACCTGCATACCGTGTAA
- a CDS encoding polyamine ABC transporter substrate-binding protein, translating to MKIAGKTLLAMSLMGVMAGAVQADDKVLHVYNWSDYIAPDTVKKFEAESGIKVVYDVFDSNETLEAKLLAGKSGYDIVVPSNNFLAKQIKAGVYQKLDKSKLPNWKNLNPDLLKAVSVSDPGNEHAFPYMWGSIGIGFNAEKVKAALGADAPTNSWDLLFKPENAAKLKSCGISFLDSPTEMIPVALHYLGYPTDSQDKKQLAEAEALFLKIRPSVGYFHSSKYISDLANGNICVAVGYSGDIYQAKARAAEAGDKVKVSYNIPKEGAGSFYDMVAIPKDAENVEGAYKFMTFLQKPEIMAEITNAVRFPNGNAAATALVDKDITADPGIYPPADVLAKLYAIADLPAATQRILTRSWTKIKSGK from the coding sequence ATGAAGATCGCTGGCAAGACCCTCCTCGCCATGTCCCTGATGGGCGTGATGGCAGGCGCAGTTCAGGCGGATGACAAGGTTCTTCACGTATACAACTGGTCCGATTACATCGCACCGGATACCGTCAAGAAGTTTGAAGCCGAGTCGGGGATCAAGGTTGTCTACGACGTATTCGACAGTAACGAAACCCTGGAAGCCAAGTTGCTGGCAGGCAAGTCCGGCTACGACATCGTCGTACCGTCGAACAACTTCCTGGCCAAGCAGATCAAGGCTGGCGTTTACCAGAAGCTGGACAAGTCCAAGTTGCCCAACTGGAAGAACCTGAACCCCGACCTGCTTAAAGCGGTCTCGGTCAGCGACCCGGGCAACGAACACGCCTTCCCTTACATGTGGGGTTCGATCGGTATTGGCTTCAACGCCGAGAAGGTCAAGGCGGCACTGGGTGCCGATGCGCCGACCAACTCCTGGGACTTGCTGTTCAAACCTGAAAACGCCGCGAAGTTGAAGTCGTGCGGTATCAGTTTCCTCGATTCGCCCACCGAGATGATTCCGGTGGCGTTGCACTACCTGGGCTATCCAACCGACAGCCAGGACAAAAAACAATTGGCTGAAGCAGAAGCATTGTTCCTGAAGATTCGTCCTTCGGTAGGCTACTTCCACTCGTCCAAGTACATCTCCGACCTGGCCAACGGCAACATCTGCGTCGCCGTCGGTTACTCGGGTGACATCTACCAGGCGAAGGCTCGCGCTGCTGAAGCCGGTGACAAGGTCAAGGTCAGCTACAACATTCCGAAAGAAGGTGCGGGCAGCTTCTATGACATGGTCGCCATCCCTAAGGATGCCGAAAACGTCGAGGGCGCCTACAAGTTCATGACCTTCCTGCAGAAGCCGGAAATCATGGCTGAAATCACCAACGCCGTGCGCTTCCCGAACGGTAACGCGGCGGCCACCGCATTGGTCGATAAAGACATTACTGCAGACCCGGGCATCTACCCGCCGGCCGACGTGCTGGCAAAGCTGTACGCGATTGCCGACTTGCCGGCCGCGACCCAGCGGATCCTGACTCGCAGCTGGACCAAGATCAAATCCGGTAAGTAA